Part of the Hydrogenoanaerobacterium saccharovorans genome, TGAAAACTGGTTCTATGTGCAAACGCAGGAGGAACGCGACCACGCAATGCTGTTCCGTACCTATCTTCTCAACAACGGCGAAAAGGTAACCCTTGAAGCTGTGGCAAAGCCGAATATTACCTTTACCGATTTTAAAATGCCGCTTACCGCTGCGCTCGAACACGAAAGAGAAGTAACTGCGTCCATTAACAATATTTATGCAGCTGCTTACGAGGCCAAAGATTTTCGTACCATGCAGTTTTTGGATTGGTTCGTAAAAGAGCAGGGAGAAGAAGAAAAAAGCACCGAAGATTTGGTAAAGCGTTTTGAACTGTTCGGCAACGATGCCAAAGGGTTGTATATGCTGGATGCCGAGCTTGGCGCAAGAGTGTATGCTGCCCCGTCCTTAGTACTATAAATTAAATCGGATAAAAGCGAGCCTGTTTTGCTGACAGGCTCGCTTTTTTGCGCTCTTTTTTCCGGCATGTTTAACAAAACAAAACTTACATATTGATATCTTCTCACAAAACAAGCAAATCCCTATTGAAAACCGATATAAATTATGATAACATTATTTCATAAAGTATTGGAAACGTTACCGGTATCAATACCAATGGAGTTTCGGAGAAAGACGGTGGAGAAAATTTCTGAAGTAAATATTAAGGATATTGCCCGCTTTGCTGGTGTGGGGGTCAGTACTGTATCGCGCGTTATAAACAATCATCCCGATGTCAATAAAGAAACAAAAGAACGCGTTATGGCAGTGATAGAAAAACATCATTATGTGCCCAACAACAGTGCGCGCAATTTAAAACGCAATCAATCCAATACGATTGGTGTGCTGATTAAGGGGATTACCAACCCGTTTTTTTCTCGCATGATCAAGGTGATTGAGAAAGAGATTACCCGCCGTAAATATTCTATGATATTGCATCAGGTAGAGTCGGATGCAGATGAAATCGATTCGGCAATCGAGCTTTCTATGGAGAAAAAACTCAAGGGCATCATCTTTTTAGGCGGCTGTTTCAATCATTCGCAACAAAAGCTTGCGGCAATTAAAATTCCTTTTGTGCTTA contains:
- a CDS encoding ferritin; protein product: MLNKQVTALLNDQINKELYSAYLYLDMSNYYSEESLNGFENWFYVQTQEERDHAMLFRTYLLNNGEKVTLEAVAKPNITFTDFKMPLTAALEHEREVTASINNIYAAAYEAKDFRTMQFLDWFVKEQGEEEKSTEDLVKRFELFGNDAKGLYMLDAELGARVYAAPSLVL